The genomic window CGCGGAAGAAACCCAACCCCTTTTAGGGCTACGTAACGGACAAACGGCCCCGAAAGGGTTGTACTCCTAACCTAGCATGGCCTTATCTTCGACGATCTAAAAGCCAAAAGATCAACCCGACGTTGGGGATCGCGCGAAGCTGGGTGTACGTGGAGGTGGGCCGGGCCGGCGGGGTCTCAGAAAAACGCTCCCGCTCTTCACTCCATAGGAAAGCGCCCGCCTCCAAGTGCAGGCGTCTCCACAGCCTCAGCCTCAAACCGGGCTCTAAGCCCACGATCGTCCCGCCGCCTCCGAACACCTTGCCCGCCGAGAAGCTATACAATCGCGCATAGAGATCCCCGCTCTCCCCCAGCCGCAATCCCAAACCGGCGGAGGCGGAAAGTGCAAGCAACAGCCATCCCCCTTCTGCGTGCAGCACGATCCGGCCTGATTCCACTTCTCCGGCTAGTCCCAGACCGCCGGCGAACTTCAGCATGGGCCCAAAACGAAACGCGGATTGACCATAGGCCGATGCGGCCAGGCCGAGCGCCATGCCGAGAAGCACCCCTTTCATGAGACGCACCCCCCTTTCGATGAGCGGCGCAGCCAAGTTTAGGCTCGTCATGTCTCAAAGATCAAGAAGGCTTGCGCAGCCAACAGACAACCCGATCGCCCAGGGCGCGCCCGGGGCAGCCTACTTAGCGGCGCGTCGAGTTCCTCCAGAAAACGCAGCCGGTCCGCCCGGCGGGCCCAACATCGATATCTGGGAGGCGGCAAAAACAGCCATAATGCTTCGGCCCCCTTCCAAGGCTAGCCCGCGCATGAGCGCTTGAGCTCCCCCAGCCCGTAGTAACGCAGCGGCAGGCGCTGACCCGCCACGAGGGCTTGTCCCGTCGGTCGGGGCCATCGTCGCAGTCTGCCGAGACGCACCAGCGACAGCAGCTCGTCTAGCAGGGCCCATCGGTTGATTCCCACCAACAGCACCCGAGCGCCGGGCAGAAGGGCCTTGTAAAGCCTCCGCAACAGGGATCGTGGGTCGGGCAGCGCGTTCAGCCCCCCGAAATTCAGCAGCGCCGCCGCATGGCGACGACCCCGATCCGGTTTCCCAAGGCGCAGATTAGCCCGCTGAACGTATATGCGATCCGACCAAGAGGCAGTCTTGCGCCGCAGCAGCTCGAGCATGGCAGAGAAGGCGTCTACGGCGCGCACGCAAAAACCGCGCTCCAGCAGCCAACGCGCGTCCTCGCCCGTGCCGCAGGCCAGATCCAGCACCCAGGGGCCAGGTTCTAGCTTGCGCGCCAAGCGCGACAGCAGCCGCTCCCAAGCCCTCCGGACCTACCCCAGATGCGAAAACGAAACGTCGTATGCGGTAGCGTAGCGGTCGAAGGCCTCCGGAACGCAGGACCGGTCAGCTTCGGGTCCAAGCGCAGGCATACATTCCCGAGGCCGCAATCCAGCCCCTTAGACGCTGCCAGGTTGTGCGTCGCCTTCCGGCGTTGGCCACGTATCGGGTGGCGAAGTAGTAGAACAGAGCCCCATGGCGCCCCCGAAAACCCAACTCCCGATCCGAGCTCTCGGCCCATGGACGGCAACTTTAAGGCGATCGGTCACCAGAAGCCGTACCCTTAATCGGGTAGGCCACGGTCACCATGCCCTGGCGCCGAAGCAAGAGGGCGGCAATCCGCACCTCCTCTACGCGGATGCTCGTGCGCATGGCCTGGAGCACGCGTTCTGAGCCCGACTTCACGCCCATCCAGAGCGTTTGGCACCCGGAACGAGCCAGCGCCCAGAAGACGTTCAAGCCAATCGGCAAATCGGCCCATTGAAGACACTTGTAAGGCAGCCGAGGCCCGCGCGATTCGACGGCCGCATCCCAACGCTCAAGCCACACGGGCTCAAGTCCAAAGATATCGTCCACGAACCAGATACGTTCGGCCGCGTAATCGCGCCGTAAGCGCTGGATCCGTTTCACAGTGCGTGCTGGTGATTGGGCCCTATACAGATGCTCAAAAAGAGGCTTGGCGCATCAAGCGCAGCCGTACGGACAACCTCGCGAGGCGTTGAGATTGAAAGATACGTACCTGCAGCGCAGACGCCCAGAAACGCCTGTGGCGGTCCATATCGATCAAATCCCAGACCAGATCCAGGGAAGGGAATCCAAGTCGAGCTCCGGTTCAAAAGCCCTCCAGGGGCGTGGACAAACAGAGCCTGGGGATCGGCAGGCCAGGCACCTCAGGCTCCGATTCGTCTCGGCCCACGGCCTCAAGCCATCGCAAGACGTCTCGTTGAACGCAGCACGCTCAGGCGTCAGCCTGCCAGTGCGGCTCAGGGCAATCTGCCGCATTGGCGCTGCCAGTGAACGCCGGAAGACCCCTTCGGGCCGCCTCCTCGAGCATGCGGCAGGCGGCATCGCGCATTCGAAGCGGGCACATCGTGGAGGCGTAATGCAAGTGATCATCATACAGCACCACCGCATCGGGACAGCTATGACCAAGCGCCTCCGCAAAAGCCTCCGGACCGGAGGCCGGCGTGGCGTCGAAGACGCATACCCGATATCCGGACTTGCGCAGCACGGAGGCCAGCACAAGAGTGGCCAGAGGCGGATAGGCGGCCCCGGCGCGACGCATTTTCGGATGATCCGGAGCGAGGGCGCTAGCCACCAGGATCCACATCGGGCTCCTCCCAATAAAGCGCGCGCTTTAGCCCCATCGCCGCAGCTGTTCGGCGTAAGCGCGCAAAATCCGACCCCGAAAATCCAGAGGGTGCGCCTTGGAGGCACACGGGGTGCTGCGGAACCGAAAGGCGCGCTCCGCATCGGAAAGCTCCGGATAGCGGCGCGCCCAGGTGTGCTCCGAGAACAGCCGCAGGCGTTCGTCTTAGAGATTCCACTTCGCGCCTCGCAAGGGCTTCTCCAAGCGCGCAGGTGAGGGCTGGGCTCTCTGTTGGGGTTGATCGTCCAAGTGGCATTGGGCAAAAACCGACGCACCCCAGGGTTGGCCTCCGGCAGCCTGGCCTTGTATCGACGCCCCTGCAGGGGACGCAGCGTGAGGGGCTCCGTTGCCGTAAACGGATTGCGTTCCGGTATCGGCAGGTGGTCCTCGGTTATGTAAGGTAGTTCAGACAGAGCAGACGACGACGATCGAAAAGGAGCGTCTTCTTAAGCCCAATAAGAAAAGAGCGCACTATCCAAAGCCGGCCTTCGGCTACGACAAGGAACTAGTCCGGGTCCGCGCCGGAATCCGCCACGCCCTCGGCCAGCTGGCCCGATAGCATGACGGCTCGCCTGAAGGGCACCTGAAGAAATACGGCCACAAGATGAGCCACGCGAAGCCAAAGCCGGGCCCGGCGTTCCCCCCTATGGAACGTCGGGCGGCCAACGCCTTCCGGCCCGGAACGCACCAGGGGCCGCCCACCAGAACCAGCCCCGAATGGGCCACAAAACGAGCAAAGACGCTCTGTTGCGTCCTTACGGGCGAAAAGCGCCACAGCGCCGTTGCAAACGCACCGGGCGCAAGGCGATGGAGAGCAGACTCACCCCGCAAGGCCGGCTCCCCCGGCCACGGCGAACCCTCGGCATGAACATCGGACCCTCCTCCCGCCCGACTCCGAAGTGAGTAAAAACGATCGTCCCTCAAACTGCAAGGACTCTTGAAGACCAACAAAAAAGCCCGCCCCTCTGGTCCGGGGCGGGCTTAGGGAGGGTTCTTTGCGGTCAGCTACGTGGATAATTGGGATTGGAGTTGCGCTCGATGCGCGGGATGATCAGAAACAGCTTAGGGGCGCTTAGGATCACATTCCGAACGGGATCCTCCGAGGCCGGTCTACCGGCGTTCTCCTCGCGCACCACACCGGGGATGTAGCGCTGCACGAAATTCGCCCCGTATGTGGCCCAGCGGCGCATATCCGCGATCCGCTTGCCCTCCAGCCACAGTTCCACCCCGCGCTCCCGAATAAGCAGCGGCCAGGCCTCTTCGACCGTGCGGGCCGAAACCAGGGGCAGGTTATAACGGAAGCGCGCGTTGTTGGACTGCCGGACCTCGTTGATTTTGGCCACGGCCGTCTGCACATCCCCTTGACGCAGGGCATATTCCGCCTCCAGCAGGCGCATGTCCGTGCCTTTGATTACGGCGATGGGATCGGCGTAGCTGCGGTATTTGCGCTGCCGCCAGAAGGGCCGACGGCCGTCTCCGCCATTGCGCCCGGGCACGTCGTACTGCACGCGCGGATCGCCTTCCGAGGCCGCTGGATTGGTGAGGTTTAGCCCCCAACGGGCGAAGGGCGTGCCCCAGACAGAGCACTCCTCGCGCAGAAAGCCCCACCAGTAAAAGTAGTTGCGCTCCCGATCGGTTTTATCTGCGTGGATTTGGTTGAAAACGAAATCCGTCGGGATCTGGCGCATGTCCTGCAGAGCCTCGCTCCAGCGGCCCAGCTGCACGTAGCACCAGGCGCGGCCGCCTAGGGAGGAGAGCAGGATATCCCGGTTGTTGATGGCCTGGGCGATCTGAATAGCCCGGTTGAAGTACCCGATCGCCCGCTCGTAGTAAACCGTATGAGGCTGCGGCCCGCCCCCGTTGATCACGGCCTCCCCGTAGTGATCTCCCATGACCCGGTTCATATGCCCAGCCCACATGGCCACAGTGGCTACGCGCGCATCTCGGTCTGGGTTTTCAACCAGCTTGCTGATGCGCTCCACGGCTTGCTCAGCTGTCCAGCGGGCCTGTGAGGCCCCGGACCAGCGGCCGTCTGCCTCGGTCCAGTCATCGGGTATGCCGTTGCTCAGGAGCCGCAAGCCGATCCAGGTGCCCACGTGCACAAGCTCATCGGTGAGCATGGCCCCGGCGTTATACAAGCCGCCTCCACCCGGGATCGTCGTGGCCCAGGCAAAGTCTCCAGCCACGCCGTTGACGATCGGATCGATCGCTTTAGCGTCATTGAGGTATTCATCCTGGATCTGGCCCGGGTTGGTTACGGATAGATCGCAGGCTCCCATCCAAAGGGCCAGAAGCGCTATAGGCCAAAAGCGTTTCATCGTCTTTCACCTCCTTGCCCGCGCTTAGAAGCCGATCCGCAGCCCAAAGACGATCTGCCGCGGCACCGGGGTGCCGAAGTACTCTTGCTGGCTCAGGTCATTAGGGGTGTTATAGGCAGACTCCACCTCCAGCATGGGGAATTTGAACCAGCGCCAGAGGTTGCGGCCCGAGGCATAGACCATAACGGAACGCACATGCTGTCCCACAAAGCGGCTCAAGAAGGATTCGGGCACGCGATAGCTCACGGCGACCTCCCGCAACCGCCAGTAGTCGGCCGGCACCACGACGTTGCCGCGCGGCCCGCCGCGGCCCCAGGGACGCTTGATATACTCCTGCATCACGGGATCGTTTTTGTACTTATCCCAGTGCGCCCACAGCCCGACGGTCTGTCCCGCCTTGTCCGGCAGCACAGGATCGTTGACCGTCACGGTCCAGTTCATGAGCCACCGGAAGGTCGTGCTCTCCAGGTAATGCCCGCTTGCATGATCAAAAAGCACCCGCACGTTCAGGTTGCGAAAGAGCGTAAGATCCGTCGACAGCTGAGCGGTCCGAATTGGAAAGGAGGGTCCGATGTAGTCCCATCCGCTTGGCAGCGTGCCGTCGGGGTTGCGCAGCAGCTGGCTAGCAAGCCCGACCTGGCCATCCTTGAGGATGTAACGATCCTCAAAGTAGGCCGCCACGGGATAGCCCACCTTGTGTTTTTGGGACCACTGCACGGAGATCTCAGGCATCCCAGCTAAGTCGAGCACCTTGTTGTAGTTGGTTGAGAAATTGGCCTGAAAACTCCAGCGGGCTAGGCTTGTGTTGAGCGCCACCAGTGTGGCGGATAGCTCTACACCCTTATTACGCAGCTTGCCGCGGTTTTCAAGCTGCGGATTCGGGAAGCCCTGCGAGGGGGGATACTGGACCGAAAGCAGCGCGTCGCGCGTCTCCTGAGTGTACCAGGTGAACTCTAAAGCAAGCCGGTCGCCCAAGAAGGAGGCGTCTACGCCAAGCTCTCGCTCATGGCTTACTTCTGGACCCAGCTTGGGGTTACCTAGGTTGAGCGTGGTCACTCCGGGCTTCCCGTCCGCAGCCGAGATCGGCTGCCAGGTCCGAACCGCATCGAAGGTGCCCGGTTGGCGGCCAGCGGT from Bacteroidota bacterium includes these protein-coding regions:
- a CDS encoding RagB/SusD family nutrient uptake outer membrane protein is translated as MKRFWPIALLALWMGACDLSVTNPGQIQDEYLNDAKAIDPIVNGVAGDFAWATTIPGGGGLYNAGAMLTDELVHVGTWIGLRLLSNGIPDDWTEADGRWSGASQARWTAEQAVERISKLVENPDRDARVATVAMWAGHMNRVMGDHYGEAVINGGGPQPHTVYYERAIGYFNRAIQIAQAINNRDILLSSLGGRAWCYVQLGRWSEALQDMRQIPTDFVFNQIHADKTDRERNYFYWWGFLREECSVWGTPFARWGLNLTNPAASEGDPRVQYDVPGRNGGDGRRPFWRQRKYRSYADPIAVIKGTDMRLLEAEYALRQGDVQTAVAKINEVRQSNNARFRYNLPLVSARTVEEAWPLLIRERGVELWLEGKRIADMRRWATYGANFVQRYIPGVVREENAGRPASEDPVRNVILSAPKLFLIIPRIERNSNPNYPRS